In Polyodon spathula isolate WHYD16114869_AA unplaced genomic scaffold, ASM1765450v1 scaffolds_4204, whole genome shotgun sequence, the genomic stretch GCTCTTGGGTTCGCACAGGACACAGACGCTGCCGTGCTGCAGATATAAGGAGAACATGCAGCCAGTGCTGTCGTTTTAACCAATTGTGAGACAAATTGTGCTGGAAAAGTAATAAAATCTATTCTTGCACTTTTGTTGCAGGCTGCTTGATGTGTTCGCTTTGTGCAGTGTGCATGAGTTAGATCTGTCTCTAGTGTTTGAGCATATTGACCTTGATTTAGCATCCTACCTGAAGAACGTGCCCAAGTGTGGACTGCCCCGTGAAAAGATTCAGGTAATTACCATGGCAAAAAAATCCACCAGTCCtttcttttcactttttaaaatgcaggccCCCCCCCCCGTGCAGCGTTCATCAGGACATGCCCTCTGAATTGATCCATAGAAACTGCAGCTTGTCATTTGTGTTCAGGACTTGACGTGCCAGTTGCTGAGCGGTCTGGATTTCCTGCACACCCACATGGTAATTCACCGGGATCTGAAGCCGGAGAACATTCTGATCAGCAGCCGGGGACAGATTAAAGTGGCGGACTTCGGCCTGGCGCGCCTCTACATCTTCAACATGGCGCTGACGCCCAAAGTAagtctagagaaaaaaaaaatatatataaaaaaaccctgctgtgggATTGTAAGGAGCCCTTTTGCAGGACTGGGAGGACTGGGCTGAGAATTGTTTTTAAGCCAGGGTTAAACAGCACTGTAAGTCTGAACGGGCGTTGCTTGCAGTCTTACTGCGTGCagctgttgcagtttttttttctgtccctcGTTGCAGGTCGTCACATTGTGGTACAGAGCTCCGGAGGTGCTGCTTTACTCCAGCTACCACTCATCTGTGGATATGTGGAGCGCTGGCTGTATATTTGCTGAACTGCACCTGCTCAGGTAAGAGAGAGCTGCATCCAGGCTTTTTGCGCTACATTTGAGTTGATAGGTAGTATTCAAAGCAATACCTCCTGAGGGCAGCATGACTTAAGGTGTGAAAAGTAAGGAGGACAGCCCCCCTGGACCCCCCTGTGtgtttctgctggttttcattccaaccgagcatctcaattacttaactaattGAATAGAACCGCTTCATTCGAAACAGATCATAGGCTTTGTTAGAAGTACCGAGGTTTTGAATTGTCTCATGGCTCACTATTGTTTCAGAGTTCAAGTTTACCTTCAAATATGTCTAGATTAAGTTGGAGTTTTATGGAGATTTCACCAAACAAGCAACACTAGTGTCAAGGGCCTTGGCTCAGTTGTGGACGTTGTACACATACAAGTCAGGAATGGGTTTGTGTTGTAGTGTGACCATCCTATCTCACCCTGGTTCCCAGACAGAGGTTACAATAGATGAGTCAATATTAccatcattttctgtcaagtgTCAGTGACTGTtttgaaaagaaataataatatcataaataaatactaatataaaatctaagcttattaataataataataataataaatgttgcactttaaaatactttaacaagttaataaacaaaaacgatcaaagaaggaatttgtaaagaaccACAATggagattgcagtaagttgtatatataaatgtataacaataaaatcattttgttgaaaatatcagttcagctATACTACTATTGTCCAGCTGTCTTTTGATGTACCAGActtcaaatcagactactactGGTACCATGACTTGTACATTACAGTgctaattaataacaataacactgtttGCATGTACAAGGCGTGATCGTAACTGGGATCCATACGTTTTACAAgcccaacctttattttacaacggaGTTGCCAGAGGTCAGGGTGGtgaccttttatcaaaacaagacctgttttgtaatgggacagcccatctctagcatgtccaataggaatgcacggGCGGGGTCATGTGTTTATTTCCAGTCTTGTGCATCGTTTCCAAGTCATCTCTGGTGTGGATTGATGTTCGCGTCGCTCTGTCCGGTGTGGAGGCAGCCTTACCTTAAACAGATTCCCGCTTCAAGCtagtattacaaataataatagaataatgcaaaaaaaccATTTAACGAGAGCCATTTTTTAAGGTAATTAAACAGGCGCTGTGTTCTGAGTAAATGACCATTTGTTTTTGATTGTGTAATGATTGTAACAAACGCTCCAACCGCACAgtttaaaagcatttcatttcCAGTGGCGTAACACACTGAAAACCTAAACTAAGGAGTTTCTTCATTTAAGGTACCTGTCACAAataccagctgtttttttttttcttttttttttccatgacgTGCAGTTTGTCAAGTTTTAAATTtacttgaagtaaaaaaaaaagcactttttttgtgTCTGTAACATACCAAATATTAAACATCATCCTCAATAAAACAGCTTTTCATCCTCAAGAAACTCAAACAAATATTACATTGCCTATTGGTGCCGAGTACTGGAGTCTCCCAGATTTATAAGTTTGGCACGGTGCGTCTACAaactcttcctcctcctcctcagatcttcctctcccgTGCATCTTCTGCCGTCAGCTGACAAGTGATCAGCGGATATCccagcatgcctttcttcttaataCATGACATCACCCACCCAATATCTCAGaacaaaaggaatgttttttgggggttttttggggTACAATAGCTGAAAGTAATcgtaatatttaaataaaagcagcCTTCGCAAAATCTCATTTTAGACAGGTGGATGGCGCCGGTcgctggcttattttgaaaaccttgCTTAACTAAGTTGTGTAGAGCTCAGTTGCAATGataaccagaagacacagggggaggtcccccaggaccagggttgggaagccctgatcTGAGATCTCCAATGAAGGCACTTCAGAAAGTAAAAGCTTTTTGAGTTTcatatgtaacatttaaaagctGGCCAGATAGCGTTTGACTGACTATGTGAAATGTGCAGCTAGTGTTGGTGTGCTTAGTCGGctgatgtctgtttttttttttttgtgctgtttttgtgactttgtaggCCATTGCTTTGTGGCGATTCAGAACTGCACCAGCTTAAGAAGATATTTCAGTAAGTTTCCAGTTGTCATCCTGTTCAGCCTTTGTAAATAGATATGCTGCTTGTCCTTGTAATGAAGCTGTGGCAGGTTTTGCATGATATAGTCCAGCCAGCTGAGTGCAGGTGCTGTTTCATGGCTCCCTGGACTACTTATCACATTGAAATATCTCAGCAGATGTGAAAAGCCCATGAGCACATCACTGCGGTTAACATCACTCACATTCGACACTCACTCCGTTTACTAGCACTCTCGGACACTAAAAGCAGAAGATCAGAGGTTTACATGCGAGTAAAATTGCTGTGCAGTATTGCCGTCATCCTACATACATCGTAGTGGAGCATGCAAAGCTGTGCAGTGCGGATGCTTACAGCTGTGCTGTGTTCTGAATTCTAACCAATAAAACCCGataacaccccccccacccaccccgatgcaaaaaaaatgcaatcagtggatagccaataatgaccggggggaaaaaaaacccatagAAATGGTTAACCAATTCACGGTGACTTTATCTTTacaaccctttgcagtccatttattcagcgctcggcaggggtgtcgggtccaatttcttttacacacgctgtttaaattttttcagtaaaacaggtttaaaacgcaCTGCatgcaaaatgacatcagtactgcatctccagccaagccccaccccttgttcgctgtgtttattcacatacctctttataaacgtgcatactgataaatcctctcctggtcactaGTTTTATCACCACGATCGAGTTCAATTTTAAAAACTATGATATCTGTAGAGTCTTCATCGAGACCTGTTGATGACTCTTAAGAAACTCGCGGTGAGCCGCGCTCCGTCGATATGCTCCTTTTTTGTGCCCGTGTTATCATCTGGTGGTGTCGGAATATTGGAGCCTGGTCCCACCTAGGACCTTAAGGGTTTAAACCTAttacagaaatataaataatgcatttcccATTTGCGTGCGGGGCACGACGTCCCCGCCTTACCTGACATCTATCGCTGATTTGATACTGAATCTTTAGAAACCGCGCCCCCCCAACTACTGAGTTGACGGCACTTTCCTGCACTCACTATCTGGAGAACTCGGCGGCAAGATTAACCTCGATGTTACAGTCGGGAACTGGTAGGCTACCAATCACAAGCCCTTCAGCTGCGTTTACAGTTAAATAACGAGAGGATTTAAAATGGAATTGTATGTGCCTCCTAAAAATTTTGCTTGAAAATGCactccttttatttaaaaatcccaGAAGAACTGCCCCGTGAGCAGAGGGTCTTCACTGTGAAGCACTCGTCCTCCACCAAAGTGACCCCTTGTCGTTTCACTTTCTAATTCCTGTCCATTAGCAGGACACTTCAAGGACATGgataaaactgactttttttttacaagcgtTTTCGCACGAGTGTCCAGGAAAACCTTGGTAATTCATCtcagtttatacagtatatcaaaaactaaagccccgaaaaaaaataaaactcagaaatagctaaaaataaacactgaaaaattcaaattcaaaacacaattaacaaaaaccaaaaaacagatgCCCTAATTGTAGCAATGTGTTGTGCAAGCAGAGCGCAGTAATCTGCATGTGTGAATCTAATTCATGAACAGTACTGGCGTTGGGATCCAGCACTATTTCAAGTCCCGCTGTAAACAGTACTGGTGTTGGGATCCAGCACTATTTCAAGTCCCGCTGTAAACAGTACTGGCGTCGGGATCCAGCACCATTTCAAGTCCCTCTGTAAAGGCCAGCGGTTGTATCAACGCTGTTTTCATGCTTGTATGGAGAGGTATTGAAGTCCTGATCAAGTCCGCTGTGTTTATTGTTACAGTGCGTGCTCAGGCTGGGTCTCTGCCCCACTTGGCAGACGGTTCCCTTAAAAAAGGACTGTTTATTTTCCATAGTCCTTACAGATAAATGGGGCTGATTTAAtcagggtttaggtcggccagggtgtcctcagctcaccgcataccagcgacccctgtggtctggccgggtgcctgcgggcttgcctgtaagctgcccagggctgcattgtcctctgacgctgtagctctacCTACGCATGGTGGCTGAACGTGAGTTGAAGAATGTTGTCCGCGATGGCACAACGTtgtttggaggacagcatgtgttcatctttgtcgttcctgagtcagcgcaggtgtggtagcggtgggctgagcctaaaaaaaataattggacattttctaaattggggagaaaacaaaaataatttgtgaccactaagttaaaaaaataaataataataattgactcTTGTATCCCTTCTTAGGTTTATCGGAGCCCCCCCACAAGAAGAATGGCCTGAGAACAATATCTTAGAGCACAGCTCTTTCTGGAGCGAGACTGGGCCCCACACACAGAGTCCCATTGCCAACATGGACGAGCTGGGCAAAGACCCGTTTCTGACGACGATACCATAACATGACGATACCTTGTCGTTATGAAACCCGCTGCCATGCCGGTAAGCGCTTCAACGAAAACAGTAAGCTCTGTCGACTGTCGGCAGATACTCATAAGTCATAAGGCGTGAACTTCCGTGCAATACAGTTTTGAATCTTTGTTGTATATGACACTGTGGTCCTGGTTGGGATCCCTTTTGGCCGATCTATGCTACCTTAGATGTGAATCAGGGATGTTGTCCCTCCGTATTTAAAGGCCTAGggattttttattcttatttttttatctaaaatTTACaattttcgattttttttttttttttaatggaattaaaaaaaaaaaaaaaaaaaagacacacacatccACCCACCCACTAAACACGAGCGCTCATTCCCAGCCACAGTGACTGGGTTTCTCCGTCTGCCTTCTTcaccccagtgtggacaacagcATGGACAGCAGGCTTCACGCAGCACAGCACTGCCTCAGTAATGGAACTGTCTGTAGACCTGGCTAACACAAACTTATTGAGCAGAACTGGGCTGGACGCTGGCTCTTCGCAATAGCATGCTTACACTCCTGTGCCTGTGTAGAATTTTCTATAGGATTCCAACCCACATTTAACCCTTCTGTCTCGTCCAGGTCACGCCTCCATTCAGAATGCAGTCGTGCTGCTTCGCAAGGGCGTGAGCTGTTTGAAAACACACTGAGCTTTAAAACCACAGCTAGGCGTGTAGGAAGGGTTCCGCTCTTGATGTGCTTGGCTTGCCGGTCTTTGCCTCCATCAGTTTCACTCAGTTATAACGATTGCTTTATTTTTCAAGGCGCTGTAAAATCGACTCTCTCTTCATGGTGGACAGCCCCGTCACCAACGTGCCACTCTGGCTTTTACTCATACTGGACCCAAGCCTTGCAGCGCACGTTATTCTGTGAAGGTGCAGCCTTCCTGCAGCCAGTCGCATTGTGAAAGCAAGGCCACTTGACAAGTGCGCTGCCTCTTCTCTCTGCATCACATTCCTGGCATTTGAGAATCGATAGAAGAGATTTTTTCCCCTTTTGTGACGGGGGGACGGTTTGCAACCTGTTATAAATCTCATTGTCAAATGTCATTGATCCATTGCCGtggtttaaatgtaaacattcGGTATTCTAAACCAAATCTACAGTAAAAAaacaggggctcccaagtggcgcatgaGGCAAAGGCGCTCTGCATGGGGTACAGGAACCAACTCCTAGCCTGGGCTTCACTGGTTCAAGACCCAAATGCAGCATTACagtttgtttctttgctaagttCATCACTCccttcatacacctgcatatggATGACAGGAAAACAATGTTGACAAACAAACCAGCATTTTTATTTAGCAGGTTACATGGGGGGCATTACAGCCATGGCCACACGTTTTGCATCACACCCTGCAGGATTAAGAATGATAATTGAACGTGCTGAAATGAcagatttgtagttttccacaaattgaaaaaaaaaaagtgacatttcaaaatctcacgtgaagtactgtgctgctgttgtagtttccactagagcaggggtggccaacctttcacagacagagccaaggaaataaaattTACAGTGAcaagagccacaaactttaaaaagcacttaatttaacatttcactgatatgtttttattacaattactatcacacacacacacacacacactattaaatgaagctgacctttattttttccagtacatgagtaatattgatatccaaacaaatacattttcactaaatATAAaggcatagttttgtttttgtttcttattttggtgagtagctaactatcgtttattttcttataccacatagaggcaggatctgtactcagtgtgacttttggcattctttactacgcacattgttctgaatgcagctgtagttcagtGGCACTATTCAGATCTGAGATGGATGCGTTCTATcgtgtgatgtgagagctgcaggtttgaaatttgcttttgcagttgattgttgtttggacataggataACAATAACATCCCTGAGGCAAGTTTTCACATACTCACCTTCGGAGTAGGTTTTTTTTGCATGGGCAgtgttccaggccacttgttaggagtaAGCTGTAGTTGCAGTCTTagattgtttggcaaatttggtcaacatttgcgtctgtttatccttttgctttttaccgatagcagtcattttgacggtcaCATTTTAATCAGCTGCTCCGATACTTGAATTTATGTTGTGAAGTAGCTTTGTACTATAAGATTTGTAAACGTATCGTCTTTTAgtaaacatttgcatagcagactTTAGATTTACAATAAAAGTTTGGAATCGTCAAAACCATAGACCGTTAAATTTCATTGTAATTTCTGTCTGCGAGTTATCGCATTACCTGTACAGAAACGTTCCACCCGTACCAAACAGCCAAGTTCTAGAGCTAACATTTAAAGACAGACGTTCAAGTCTTTTGTATATTCTTTGTCAATGTGGGCACAGTTTGTAGTGAAATAACGCGCAGATTGGAAGATTTGAACGGCGACATAAAGACATGTGTCCGGTTGCGtaacaccttaagtgaaattccctccccttagttttcccaaatgttctacagtttgtatttaagtatttcccttaagttTGTTAACCATTGCACAAGGACACTTTAggggataactaagtgaaaatacATTAATGTCCTATTGAGACcccttaaatgaaaaaaatgcattggaAATCCCTTGAAGAGGAAAGAGTCCAAACTTACAGAAGTCTGTTTGCAGTACGAAACCCACATCCTTGGATCGTCAATGGATGTTTCATGTAGTAAACTGACAAGAAGAAATCACACATTGCTCCCTGTTCTGTCAAATACTGGAGGCAGCGCTTCACTTTTTCTCGTTCTGTATAATGCGAGACAGGTAGAACAGGGATCAACAACCCCAAGCGAAAATGGTGACCAGCCGAAAATTGCTCCCTCATTTTCAAATACAGCGCAGCGCTTCCGCGCTATTTTCACTACTGGTGGCATTTTTTATCGCTACTAAAAAATGTTAtactgacaaaaaatatatatagtctggttttgctatttataggtatgtgtttgggtaaaataatacattttgttttaatctataaactgctgacaacatttttcccaaattccaactaataatattgtcatttagagcatttatttgcagaaaatgagaACTGGTTGTGGGTTGATTCGATAAACTCATGAACAACATTGCTCTCCAAATTTTCAAATAACAAGATTTCATTTAGAGACATGTCAAGGTGGCGAGAAATGACCACTGGTTCAAAATACACCAAAagtatgcagtgttgtcagacctcgaatacgGCCAAGAAAGTAAGTTCGATTCATTCCGAAAACCCCTATACGCGagtgttttaacttaggaagagttcagaaatcaatatttggtggaataaccctgattttcaatcacagctttcatgcatcttggcatgctctccacaggtctttcacattgatgttgggtgactttttgccactcctggtgcaaaaattcaagaaGCTTggttttgtttgatggcttgtgaccatccatcttcctcttgatcacattccagaggttttcaatggggttcaggtctggagattgggctggccatgacagggtcttgatctggtggtcctccatccacaccttgattgacctggctttgtggcatggagcactgtcctgctggaaaaaccaatcctcagaattggggaacattgtcagaccagaaagaagcaagttttcttccaggacaaccttgtacttggcttgtttcatgcgcccttcacaaagacaaatctgcctgattccagccttgctgaagctcccccagatgagtccaattttcagctttgcccaacacctcgtcatctaatggttagacggagacctggagaggcctgcaagccacagtgtctcgcacccactgtgaaatgtggtggagggtgtactggtgatgatctgggggtgcttcagcaaggatggaatcaggcagctttggcatgaatcaagccaagtacaaggttatcctggaagaaaactgaCCACAAAAGAGCCGCATGTGGCTCTGGAGACgccggttggccacccctgtgCTAGACTTTTgcgatttcattttgtaatttcttcgGTTTGCACGAGGgcaaataaaatatcgaaattatgttcacgtaggtttttgtttgtttgtttgttttgtttttctttgaattgTCTGCTTCCTAATATTGTAATAggggatgcaaaacgtttggccctATATGTAAATGATATCCGAGTGCATCGCTGGCTATGTGGTACTGACAGCTGCTGTAGTGCTCCATTCCATTCTGCTACAGTGTGGTCGCGTGGTGCTTACCACTCCTTGGTGCCCGGGTGCGCATTAGCAGGATCGCACAGTGAAAATGCCCAGGAGTGCCGCACCGCGCCGCTCTGCTCAAGGCTTAACCCacgcttgatttttttttttcctcaatttggGGAGCTTATATTGTCTGTCAACTAAGATAGCATCGTTCTGTTGGGTGATTTTCATTCCCATATTGACACTCAATCAGATTTTAAAGGCTCACAATATTTACAGTTACATCTTTAATGCAGTCTTAGCAAAACAGGGTTGGGGCtcgatttcctttttttaaaatcaaatcccaATTCCCTCGTAATCAGTCGGAACTGGAATTGATTataaagggaattggaattggaaaaaaaaatggactccCACCCTGCTTAGCAATAAGCAACACTGAAAAGCATTGTGGGATCGAATCATAGAAGTTGAGGTATATTTTTAAAACGACAATGtttcccacaattcttttcaaGGAGTTCATAAATTCCATGGTACAGCGAAATACCCAATAAACATGCTTTCTGAGTACGATCCACAGGAGGTAACCTTGTGCAATGCCTGTGTTCTTGTAGAAATGCCTGTGTTTCAAGCTGACCGAGAGAGTCTCCGCAGCGGAAGCCCTGGCCCATCCCTACTTCAGGATTGAGGCAGCAAGCGAAGCTGCGGATGTgtaaccttgaaaaaaaataaataaatgaaggacAACTGCACTTCTGAACGGCATGCAATGACAGCCACACTGAACTGCACACGTTTAGCAGGTCGTTATCAGCCAGTGGTTGCAACCTGATCTCACAGCAAAAATtcaattgttatgtttttaaaacgtATGTTCCAATTGTTCCAAGTACATGGattgtttgtttgtgatttagAAGGACgagtttgtttgcttttaagccaattaaattgttaccaaaaatgaatgaatattctTTAGTCCTTTCATTGTAAGTCTGTGCATGGTTTTGTTATACAAGTGCTAATATACACACTGCCTTTTCTCTTTATATAGTAGGGTAGCTACTGCCTCATTAAAACCGGACTGATCAATACTGAGGACGTCCATTCAATGGTTGGTAACGAACCGATTGGGCGACGGTAAGGGAAATACTTGAGTCATGTGTaaagcagtgtggcaaagtggtttgtagtgctccggtgtataagTGATTTGAgttgctccaacaaaggacaaacacgaagtttaccggtcaggtttcttttaataccctttttaaaccgggtttcaaataataaagctggctttacccagcaatgggtattgccagtgaaaaatggacccaaaataataaagctggttcc encodes the following:
- the LOC121312640 gene encoding cyclin-dependent kinase 6-like, whose product is LLDVFALCSVHELDLSLVFEHIDLDLASYLKNVPKCGLPREKIQDLTCQLLSGLDFLHTHMVIHRDLKPENILISSRGQIKVADFGLARLYIFNMALTPKVVTLWYRAPEVLLYSSYHSSVDMWSAGCIFAELHLLRPLLCGDSELHQLKKIFQFIGAPPQEEWPENNILEHSSFWSETGPHTQSPIANMDELGHASIQNAVVLLRKGKCLCFKLTERVSAAEALAHPYFRIEAASEAADV